One segment of Fusarium oxysporum f. sp. lycopersici 4287 chromosome 7, whole genome shotgun sequence DNA contains the following:
- a CDS encoding small nuclear ribonucleoprotein has product MADAGEEPHHVSEPLDLVRLLLNEVVFVKLRGDRELKGKLHAYDSHCNLVLGEVEETIYTVDEDDDDEELKTISRKSEMLFVRGDSVVLISPGVPF; this is encoded by the exons ATGGCTGACGCAGGCGAAGAGCCTCATCACGTTTCGGAGCCTCTCGACCTTGTTCGACTCCTTCTCAACGAGGTTGTCTTTGTCAAGCTTCGAGGAGACCGTGAGCTCAAGGGAAAGCTACAC GCTTACGACAGTCACTGCAATCTGGTGTTGGGAGAAGTCGAGGAGACCATCTACACTGtggatgaggacgatgacgatgaggaacTCAAG ACCATCAGCCGGAAATCTGAGATGTTGTTTGTGAGAG GCGATAGTGTTGTCCTTATCTCACCTGGGGTTCCGTTCTAG
- a CDS encoding small nuclear ribonucleoprotein codes for MADAGEEPHHVSEPLDLVRLLLNEVVFVKLRGDRELKGKLHAYDSHCNLVLGEVEETIYTVDEDDDDEELKTISRKSEMLFVRGESI; via the exons ATGGCTGACGCAGGCGAAGAGCCTCATCACGTTTCGGAGCCTCTCGACCTTGTTCGACTCCTTCTCAACGAGGTTGTCTTTGTCAAGCTTCGAGGAGACCGTGAGCTCAAGGGAAAGCTACAC GCTTACGACAGTCACTGCAATCTGGTGTTGGGAGAAGTCGAGGAGACCATCTACACTGtggatgaggacgatgacgatgaggaacTCAAG ACCATCAGCCGGAAATCTGAGATGTTGTTTGTGAGAGGTGAATCAATCTGA